A single Tachypleus tridentatus isolate NWPU-2018 chromosome 9, ASM421037v1, whole genome shotgun sequence DNA region contains:
- the LOC143227047 gene encoding uncharacterized protein LOC143227047 — MPQLEETLGADFTEHDIRHDCYNYERIMEELLGQGLKTHIDRSHAPPRTEWDTYLIEKYVFVDARNELHPKQKSSKEQVENRVNFADELFKKLQNVDSSRSSGCTIL; from the coding sequence ATGCCACAGTTAGAGGAAACTCTTGGCGCGGACTTCACTGAGCACGACATACGTCACGATTGTTACAATTACGAAAGAATCATGGAAGAATTGCTTGGACAAGGACTGAAAACTCACATTGATCGATCTCATGCACCTCCTCGCACGGAATGGGACACCTACTTAATCGAGAAATATGTATTTGTTGATGCTAGAAATGAATTACATCCAAAACAGAAATCTAGTAAGGAACAAGTCGAAAATCGGGTAAATTTTGCCGATGAACTGTTTAAAAAACTCCAAAATGTAGATTCTTCAAGAAGCAGCGGGTGTACAATTCTCTAA
- the LOC143224891 gene encoding putative ammonium transporter 3: MTSSTMDFLNDTDVQNSSVFPTKSSVLAQNPMSISWDDATWIMTSSFIIFTMQSGFGLLESGCVTKKNEVNVMMKNAVDVIFGGLGYWMFGYGMSFGEDVGTNPFIGIGSYFVDADEKEMGAVFATYIFQLSFATTATTIVSGAIAERCNFVAYCIFSFCNTIVFCLPAGWIWGKHGFLRKLNVVDIAGCAPVHLVGGSSSLVAAIMLKARTGRFDQGKEPPAMGSPTNALIGMFMLWWGWLGFNCGSTFGVSSHKWKYASRSAVATINSSIGGGVTALAYSFIVHKKKIMILDLITGILASLVSITAGCALYHPWEAIIVGIIGSLMANLTIPILNKLNIDDPVGAIAVHGSGSIWGMLAVGLIVERDSLLSLSKGNAGLFHGGGWYLLGVQILAVTTIVVWSLISTFLLLFAINKFVPIRMSLEDELLGADFVEHNIRSEWGLSTEVVPFIVNGENGVVKSVSEIVKDSPTEKKTQNPPEKGKVVENPKKGNIAKEAWINESIFPN; this comes from the exons ATGACTAGCAGCACTATGGATTTCTTAAATGACACAGATGTCCAAAATTCTTCAGTGTTCCCCACTAAATCCTCGGTACTGGCCCAGAATCCAATGTCCATCTCATGGGATGATGCAACATGGATTATGACGagttcttttataatttttactatgCAGTCGG GATTCGGATTACTTGAATCTGGTTGTGTCACCAAGAAAAATGAAGTAAACGTCATGATGAAAAACGCTGTGGATGTAATATTTGGAGGTCTTGGTTACTGGATGTTTGGCTATGGAATGAGCTTTGGAGAAGATGTAGGCACGAACCCTTTCATCGGAATAGGATCGTATTTTGTCGACGCTGATGAAAAGGAGATGGGGGCTGTTTTTGCTACTTACATATTCCAGTTGTCCTTTGCTACAACTGCAACAACCATCGTCTCTGGAGCCATAGCGGAACGTTGCAACTTTGTAGCATACTGCATTTTTTCTTTTTGCAACACGATTGTGTTCTGTTTACCAGCTGGTTGGATATGGGGTAAACACGGGTTTCTAAGGAAGCTAAATGTTGTGGACATCGCTGGCTGCGCTCCTGTACACCTTGTAGGTGGTTCCTCGTCTCTGGTGGCGGCCATTATGTTGAAAGCTCGAACAGGACGCTTTGATCAGGGCAAAGAACCTCCTGCTATGGGTTCTCCAACAAACGCATTGATTGGAATGTTCATGCTTTG GTGGGGCTGGCTGGGATTCAACTGTGGTAGTACTTTTGGAGTATCAAGTCACAAGTGGAAGTACGCCTCCAG ATCGGCTGTCGCTACCATTAATTCATCGATAGGTGGCGGAGTGACAGCTCTTGCCTACAG ctTTATCGTCCACAAGAAGAAAATCATGATTTTAGACTTAATCACTGGAATCCTGGCTTCCCTAGTATCAATAACAG CCGGATGTGCTCTCTACCATCCATGGGAAGCTATTATCGTGGGAATAATAGGATCCTTAATGGCCAATTTGACAATACCTATtcttaataaacttaatattgaCGATCCAGTCGGGGCTATCGCTGTTCACGGCAGTGGCTCCATCTGGGGTATGCTGGCTGTTGGGTTAATAGTGGAAAGAGATTCGCTACTTTCATTAAGTAAGGGCAACGCCGGGCTTTTTCATGGAGGCGGATGGTACCTTCTGGGAGTACAAATCCTGGCTGTCACTACCATCGTTGTCTGGAGTTTGATTAGCACgtttctcttgttgttt gCAATCAATAAGTTTGTTCCAATACGAATGTCCCTGGAAGATGAGCTACTGGGAGCTGATTTTGTAGAACACAACATTCGCAGCGAATGGGGTCTTTCTACAGAGGTTGTGCCTTTCATCGTCAATGGAGAAAACGGGGTAGTGAAGTCTGTTAGCGAAATAGTTAAGGATTCACCTACAGAAAAGAAAACCCAAAACCCTCCAGAGAAGGGCAAAGTAGTCGAAAACCCGAAGAAAGGAAATATAGCCAAAGAAGCATGGATAAACGAATCTAtttttccaaattaa